The following are encoded together in the Triticum dicoccoides isolate Atlit2015 ecotype Zavitan chromosome 6B, WEW_v2.0, whole genome shotgun sequence genome:
- the LOC119325576 gene encoding tyrosine N-monooxygenase-like, producing the protein MLPPMDSLCLAAMGLLPLLAFVVLVSITKPKSKVMCGGATQLPPGPAFSWPLVGNLPEIMLNTPAFRWIHLMMQEMGTDIACIRLGRIFVIPITCPKIAREVLKKQDANFASRPLTFASSAFSGGYKNAVLSPFGDQWKKMRRVLTSEIICPSRHRWLHNQRAQEADNLTSYVYTLATAPSSAVNVRHVARHYCGNVIRRLVFGRQYFGEPRPDGGPGTMEVEHMDAVFTSLGLLYAFCISDYLPWLRGIGLDLDGHEKIVMEANATVNRLHDTVIDERWRQWKSGQREEVEDFLDVLITLKDAAGNPLLTIEEVKAQSQDIIFAAVDNPSNAVEWALAEMSNIPEVMRKAVEEIDQVVGRERLVQESDILHLPYLKACIREAFRLHPVAPFNVPHVALADSNVAGYRVPKGSHVILSRMGLGRNPAVWDEPLRFKPERHINTTADNDVTLTENELRFISFSTGRRGCVAASLGTAMCVMLFGRLLQGFTWTKPTGVAAVDLSESEHDLFLAKPLVLYAEPRLMGHLYAAGHC; encoded by the exons ATGCTTCCACCGATGGATTCGCTGTGCTTAGCGGCGATGGGGCTATTGCCGTTGCTAGCCTTCGTCGTCCTTGTGTCCATCACCAAGCCCAAGAGCAAGGTCATGTGCGGTGGTGCCACGCAGCTCCCTCCGGGCCCTGCATTCTCGTGGCCCCTGGTGGGCAACCTGCCGGAGATAATGCTCAACACGCCGGCGTTCCGATGGATACACTTGATGATGCAGGAAATGGGCACCGACATCGCCTGCATCCGCCTCGGCCGCATATTTGTCATCCCCATCACCTGCCCGAAGATCGCCCGCGAGGTACTCAAGAAGCAGGACGCCAACTTCGCCTCCCGCCCGCTCACCTTTGCCTCATCGGCATTTAGCGGCGGGTACAAGAACGCCGTGCTGTCCCCATTCGGCGACCAGTGGAAGAAGATGCGCCGCGTACTCACCTCCGAAATCATCTGCCCCTCCCGGCACCGGTGGCTCCACAACCAGCGTGCCCAAGAGGCCGACAACCTCACAAGCTACGTCTACACGCTCGCCACCGCGCCGTCCTCTGCCGTTAACGTGAGACACGTTGCAAGGCATTACTGTGGTAACGTCATCCGGCGGCTCGTCTTCGGCCGGCAGTACTTCGGCGAGCCTCGGCCAGATGGCGGCCCGGGCACGATGGAGGTGGAGCACATGGACGCTGTGTTCACCTCGCTAGGTCTCCTCTATGCGTTCTGCATCTCTGACTACCTACCATGGCTGCGCGGCATCGGCCTCGACCTGGACGGACACGAGAAGATTGTGATGGAGGCCAATGCGACGGTGAACCGGCTGCACGACACGGTCATTGATGAGAGGTGGCGGCAATGGAAGTCCGGCCAGAGGGAGGAGGTCGAGGACTTTCTTGATGTGCTCATCACGCTCAAGGACGCAGCGGGGAACCCTCTTCTCACGATCGAGGAGGTGAAAGCACAGTCGCAG GACATAATATTTGCCGCCGTTGACAACCCATCAAACGCAGTGGAGTGGGCGCTGGCGGAGATGTCCAACATTCCCGAGGTGATGCGGAAGGCGGTGGAGGAAATCGACCAGGTGGTGGGCCGAGAGCGGCTTGTCCAGGAGTCAGACATCCTGCACCTCCCCTATCTCAAGGCGTGCATTCGTGAGGCATTCCGGCTGCACCCTGTCGCACCCTTCAATGTGCCACACGTCGCGCTTGCTGACAGCAACGTTGCCGGTTACCGTGTGCCCAAGGGCAGCCATGTCATCCTCAGCCGTATGGGACTCGGACGGAACCCAGCTGTCTGGGACGAGCCGCTACGCTTCAAGCCAGAGCGTCATATTAATACAACAGCCGACAATGATGTGACTCTCACGGAGAATGAGTTGCGGTTCATCTCCTTCAGCACTGGCCGCCGTGGGTGCGTGGCGGCGTCACTTGGCACGGCCATGTGCGTAATGCTCTTTGGACGGCTACTGCAGGGATTCACGTGGACCAAGCCAACGGGTGTAGCAGCTGTCGATCTGAGCGAGTCGGAGCACGATTTATTCCTAGCCAAACCGCTTGTGCTATACGCCGAACCACGCCTGATGGGACATCTCTACGCCGCTGGCCATTGTTGA